From a single Candidatus Thorarchaeota archaeon genomic region:
- a CDS encoding DUF4430 domain-containing protein: MSKTIAIALIISTFLLATPPVTSGTETVQIATGVSVILDFGNGTVLTFEEITADTVYNATREVTSVEADWYGDLVFVTSIAGVANDPSRGLWWQYWVDGILGPVAANKYNLENGNVVEWRLSPQNTTTKTTPMTESETDSSLVIGTTMTAALGIGFLIVLSIRRRTL; the protein is encoded by the coding sequence GTGAGTAAGACTATTGCAATCGCGCTGATCATCTCGACGTTTCTATTGGCCACTCCACCTGTGACCAGTGGAACTGAGACAGTTCAGATTGCTACTGGGGTCTCAGTCATACTGGACTTTGGTAATGGCACAGTTCTTACATTCGAAGAGATTACTGCTGACACTGTCTATAACGCTACAAGAGAGGTCACGTCAGTAGAGGCGGACTGGTATGGAGATCTTGTATTCGTCACAAGCATAGCAGGAGTTGCCAACGATCCATCTAGAGGTCTGTGGTGGCAATACTGGGTAGACGGAATTCTTGGCCCGGTCGCTGCCAACAAATACAATCTTGAAAATGGGAACGTTGTCGAATGGCGGCTCTCACCTCAGAATACAACCACAAAGACAACTCCGATGACAGAATCAGAAACAGATTCGTCATTAGTCATAGGAACGACAATGACGGCTGCGCTTGGAATCGGCTTTTTGATAGTCCTTTCCATCAGGAGGAGAACGTTATGA
- the selD gene encoding selenide, water dikinase SelD, whose amino-acid sequence MPPDASRHGDIGDDAMVRIINDNMAVVENVDVFTPIYDDPYIQGKIVACNATNDLFAMGVTNIVSLQAFLAFPKDMPQDIIVGVLKGMNDFMKVFGVGITGGQTITNPCPVLGGICLGVTHPRHLIHSSGARPGDAVLLTKPLGIQPAMRSYRDLQNEKRDALLARFDESELRWMQEVSVRIMTHSNLEVAEAMRSVGVDAATDVTGFGLLGHATNVAVLSEVDILIHRVPVIRGTLELARFFGHRLSEGFGAETAGGMLVFLPKDRVGQFVDLLAEDGLPCWPIGEVVPTTGSPHARLADDVEYIETEFP is encoded by the coding sequence TTGCCACCAGATGCCTCGCGCCATGGCGATATCGGGGATGATGCAATGGTTCGTATCATCAATGACAACATGGCCGTTGTTGAAAATGTTGATGTCTTCACACCGATATATGACGATCCCTACATACAAGGTAAGATTGTGGCTTGCAATGCCACCAATGATCTCTTTGCAATGGGCGTCACTAACATTGTGTCCCTTCAGGCCTTTCTTGCCTTTCCGAAAGACATGCCGCAAGACATCATTGTCGGTGTGTTGAAGGGAATGAACGATTTCATGAAAGTCTTTGGTGTAGGCATCACTGGCGGTCAAACGATAACTAACCCCTGTCCCGTTCTTGGTGGAATATGTTTGGGTGTGACGCATCCTCGTCATCTCATTCATTCATCAGGAGCTCGTCCCGGTGACGCCGTTCTTCTCACAAAGCCGTTAGGGATTCAACCAGCAATGCGTTCCTATCGTGATCTCCAGAACGAAAAGAGGGATGCGTTACTTGCGCGCTTTGATGAGTCCGAACTTCGCTGGATGCAAGAGGTTTCGGTTCGAATTATGACCCACAGTAACTTAGAGGTCGCTGAGGCAATGCGTTCGGTGGGTGTCGATGCGGCCACCGATGTCACAGGATTCGGTCTACTGGGCCATGCAACAAATGTTGCTGTGCTCAGCGAAGTGGATATTCTCATTCACCGAGTCCCTGTCATCCGTGGAACGCTTGAATTGGCGCGTTTCTTCGGTCATCGCCTGTCTGAAGGATTTGGCGCTGAAACTGCCGGGGGTATGCTGGTATTTCTGCCAAAGGACCGTGTGGGTCAGTTTGTAGATCTCTTGGCCGAAGATGGTCTACCCTGTTGGCCTATTGGAGAGGTTGTTCCTACTACTGGATCACCTCATGCACGACTTGCCGATGATGTAGAGTATATTGAGACCGAGTTCCCGTGA
- the tmk gene encoding dTMP kinase — protein sequence MSENERKNWTGFLFVLEGIDGAGKTVATEHLEEQLRNRGYDVLRLREPTSESPWGQEIRERSPRGELTPQEELDLFLKDREWHVQNKILPALRSGKVILLDRYFFASGAYQSTSTGLHWSEILRRNREVIHAPEPDIVFILDIPVEVGLERLGNRHDTRNLQFEIKERLQQVRQAYLEMIAQDIGHFVLIDATRPLETVVEEILFRILKEIARKRAPEGNFRR from the coding sequence GTGAGCGAAAACGAGAGGAAGAACTGGACTGGTTTTCTCTTTGTCTTGGAAGGAATCGATGGTGCTGGTAAGACTGTTGCTACCGAGCATTTGGAAGAACAGCTTCGCAATCGTGGCTATGATGTCTTGCGACTGCGAGAACCGACAAGTGAGAGCCCATGGGGGCAAGAGATCCGTGAACGTTCACCACGCGGGGAGTTGACCCCGCAAGAGGAGCTTGACCTCTTTCTCAAAGACAGAGAATGGCACGTACAGAATAAGATTCTTCCAGCATTGAGATCAGGAAAGGTGATCCTCCTCGATAGATACTTTTTCGCCTCAGGGGCTTATCAGAGCACAAGTACGGGGTTACACTGGTCTGAGATATTGCGGCGAAACCGTGAAGTGATCCATGCACCTGAACCCGATATTGTATTTATTTTAGATATTCCTGTTGAAGTAGGACTTGAACGATTGGGGAACCGTCACGATACTAGGAATTTGCAATTCGAGATCAAGGAACGTTTGCAACAAGTGCGTCAGGCGTATCTTGAGATGATTGCACAAGATATTGGTCACTTTGTTCTCATTGATGCCACTCGCCCATTGGAAACGGTAGTGGAAGAAATTCTCTTCCGAATTCTGAAGGAGATAGCACGCAAACGCGCTCCAGAGGGCAATTTTAGGCGATGA
- a CDS encoding RtcB family protein, translated as MRVPVRIYASDALIKKMGQDATFQQGTNVACLPGIYTRSIILPDGHQGYGFPIGGVAATDYEEGVISPGGVGYDINCGVRVMRTNLDVDDIRPKIHELIDQLFTDVPTGVGRTGKINLQGNRGVDEVLRSGAKWAIEQGLGWESDLEHTEAGGNLQFADPTKVSAQAKARGRGQVGTLGSGNHFLEIQMVDEIYDERAAKAMGLDHVGQVTVMIHSGSRGLGHQVCSDYIKVMTQAMRKYRVEVPDRELCSTPTTSPEGQDYLAAMSAAANFAWANRQAMMHWAREVFGKVYGQSPEDLDMQLIYDVAHNMGKVEEHTIDGKRRKVVVHRKGATRAFPPNHPETPAKYKHIGQPVLIPGTMGTASYILVGNEKSMELSFGSTAHGAGRFMSRRKAKSIYHGREVQRKLAGEGIIVKSPKAIGIAEEAPGAYKDVDEVVKVSDSVGIATKVVRLRPIGVIKG; from the coding sequence ATGAGGGTCCCAGTCAGAATCTACGCATCAGATGCGCTCATCAAAAAGATGGGACAGGATGCAACATTCCAACAGGGAACGAACGTTGCCTGCCTCCCCGGGATTTACACGCGGAGCATTATTTTACCAGATGGCCATCAAGGATACGGATTTCCAATTGGTGGGGTTGCAGCCACCGATTACGAAGAGGGAGTGATCTCACCAGGTGGTGTGGGATACGATATCAATTGTGGAGTCCGAGTCATGAGGACCAATCTCGATGTCGATGATATCCGCCCGAAGATCCACGAACTCATTGATCAGTTATTCACCGACGTTCCAACCGGAGTTGGTCGGACTGGCAAGATCAATCTGCAAGGCAATCGTGGCGTGGACGAGGTACTCCGATCCGGAGCAAAATGGGCAATAGAGCAAGGCCTGGGTTGGGAGTCGGATCTGGAACACACAGAGGCGGGAGGAAATCTACAATTTGCGGATCCAACAAAGGTCTCGGCTCAGGCAAAGGCGCGCGGGCGTGGCCAGGTCGGCACACTTGGGTCTGGTAACCATTTTCTAGAGATCCAGATGGTAGACGAAATCTATGACGAGAGAGCAGCAAAGGCAATGGGTCTTGACCATGTGGGACAGGTCACAGTAATGATCCATAGCGGCTCGCGAGGATTAGGGCATCAAGTCTGTAGTGATTACATCAAGGTCATGACACAGGCCATGAGAAAGTACAGAGTAGAAGTCCCAGATAGAGAACTATGCAGTACTCCAACCACCTCTCCCGAAGGACAAGATTATCTGGCTGCAATGAGTGCTGCAGCGAACTTTGCGTGGGCCAACAGACAGGCAATGATGCACTGGGCCCGAGAAGTGTTCGGAAAGGTGTATGGCCAATCTCCAGAAGATCTTGATATGCAACTGATTTATGATGTAGCTCACAATATGGGCAAGGTCGAGGAACACACTATAGATGGCAAACGTAGAAAGGTCGTAGTTCATAGAAAAGGAGCCACAAGGGCATTCCCACCCAATCATCCTGAGACCCCGGCCAAGTACAAGCATATTGGACAACCAGTCCTAATTCCGGGAACTATGGGTACCGCCTCATACATCTTGGTGGGCAATGAGAAGTCTATGGAACTCTCCTTTGGTTCAACAGCTCATGGTGCTGGAAGATTCATGAGCCGAAGAAAGGCCAAATCAATCTATCACGGTCGCGAAGTCCAAAGAAAGCTTGCAGGTGAAGGAATTATTGTGAAATCTCCAAAAGCAATCGGTATTGCTGAAGAAGCTCCTGGCGCTTACAAGGACGTTGACGAGGTAGTCAAGGTCTCAGACTCGGTGGGGATCGCAACGAAGGTCGTACGACTACGGCCCATCGGGGTCATCAAGGGATAA
- a CDS encoding GNAT family N-acetyltransferase, translated as MIHNENISIETGYQDMYDDMAKLYNAVSGWDNPDHADLDGEFFRNSYHHLRLDLKENVITARTIDGMLIGIATWRPERSNPEEAYITGMVHPEFRERGIGTKLLGELERLSSKNAIKIMTCNIPSYQEYSISFIAHRGFKRISEWLKLSHPDLSRIKRPDTVEGFTLREMKNTDAKIWADMQNLIFHGNYQYQDASEADFTTIRNRPDYDPELFLLGLVDGRPAAYCLGLVFAPSTEDQKRRVLIQGIGVLPEYRGHGFGKTILEEVLWRAYKKGIEISELVVNESAMPARKMYESIGYEEHYGRIWYSKDLSREEASQLFKNKE; from the coding sequence ATGATACATAACGAGAATATCTCTATAGAGACAGGATATCAAGATATGTATGATGATATGGCAAAGTTGTACAATGCCGTAAGTGGTTGGGATAATCCGGATCATGCCGATTTAGACGGGGAGTTCTTTAGGAATAGTTATCATCACCTTAGACTTGATCTCAAAGAAAATGTGATCACAGCCCGAACTATTGATGGTATGTTGATTGGAATTGCTACATGGCGCCCTGAGAGGTCTAATCCGGAAGAGGCATACATTACCGGAATGGTTCATCCCGAGTTCCGAGAGAGAGGTATAGGCACTAAACTGCTTGGGGAACTTGAACGTCTATCAAGTAAAAACGCAATCAAAATCATGACCTGTAATATCCCATCGTATCAGGAATACAGTATATCATTCATTGCACATAGAGGATTCAAACGCATAAGCGAATGGCTCAAGCTCTCTCACCCCGACCTGAGCAGAATAAAAAGACCTGACACCGTTGAAGGCTTTACTCTGAGAGAGATGAAGAACACAGACGCCAAAATTTGGGCGGATATGCAGAATCTGATATTTCATGGGAATTATCAATATCAGGATGCATCAGAGGCCGACTTTACAACTATAAGAAATAGACCCGATTATGATCCAGAGCTCTTTCTCTTGGGACTTGTAGACGGAAGACCTGCGGCATATTGCCTTGGCCTGGTGTTTGCACCGTCAACAGAAGATCAAAAACGTCGTGTACTAATACAGGGAATAGGAGTACTTCCGGAATACCGTGGCCATGGGTTTGGGAAGACTATCCTTGAAGAAGTACTTTGGCGAGCATACAAAAAAGGAATTGAAATTTCCGAACTTGTGGTAAATGAGTCTGCAATGCCCGCTCGTAAAATGTATGAGTCAATCGGATATGAGGAACACTATGGAAGAATCTGGTACTCCAAAGATCTAAGCAGAGAGGAAGCCTCTCAGTTGTTCAAGAATAAAGAGTAG
- a CDS encoding DMT family transporter produces the protein MLSTQLRTGVNLRVVLLLLLSVSMVSSASILIRFSTSPPLVIVFWRTLLGAAVMGGIGLARGDHRTYSSDLLHDNWKWLIFIGVVLSLHFSTWFTSLFMTTVAASVVLVNTSPILTGVLSTLLLGESLRRRSWIGIIIAVSGAIFLAWSDLVQSGFGALQGDLLALLSALFLAIYFIGGRRYAIGLPITVYTSIVYLTAAFCTLMICLVAGLSIVVLEPTEIVIFIALAVFPTALGHSVNNYLLTIVPAHVVSSAVLGEPVGATLLAAVFLQETPRPITIVWFSVILLGIGVVISDLASQQRDFDAALLSLDDPDGP, from the coding sequence ATGCTCTCAACCCAGTTACGTACTGGTGTAAATCTACGTGTTGTTCTCTTACTGCTCTTGTCAGTGTCTATGGTTTCAAGTGCCAGTATTCTGATCCGATTTAGCACCTCTCCACCACTTGTCATCGTCTTTTGGCGGACTCTTCTTGGGGCCGCTGTGATGGGCGGTATTGGACTTGCTCGTGGAGATCACAGAACATATTCTTCTGACTTGTTGCATGATAACTGGAAGTGGCTGATCTTTATTGGTGTGGTTCTCTCACTTCACTTCTCAACATGGTTTACCTCACTGTTTATGACAACGGTGGCCGCCAGTGTCGTTCTTGTTAATACCTCTCCTATTCTCACTGGTGTTCTCTCCACACTACTTCTTGGTGAATCTCTCAGGCGGCGTTCGTGGATCGGGATTATCATTGCTGTTTCCGGGGCTATATTCCTTGCATGGAGCGATCTTGTGCAGTCCGGATTTGGAGCTCTTCAAGGTGATCTCCTTGCGCTCCTCTCAGCACTGTTTCTTGCGATTTATTTTATTGGTGGCAGGCGCTATGCAATAGGTCTCCCGATCACAGTATACACATCTATAGTCTATCTGACCGCTGCATTCTGTACATTAATGATATGTCTTGTTGCAGGACTCAGTATAGTTGTTCTCGAACCGACCGAGATTGTGATCTTTATTGCTCTTGCAGTATTCCCTACAGCACTCGGGCACTCTGTGAATAACTATCTTCTCACGATCGTACCTGCACATGTGGTCTCATCGGCAGTTCTTGGTGAGCCTGTAGGCGCTACACTTCTTGCAGCAGTGTTTTTGCAGGAGACTCCTCGGCCAATCACAATAGTATGGTTTAGTGTCATCCTACTGGGTATTGGTGTTGTCATCTCCGATCTCGCATCACAACAACGAGATTTCGATGCTGCTCTTTTATCCCTTGATGACCCCGATGGGCCGTAG
- a CDS encoding nucleoside 2-deoxyribosyltransferase, whose amino-acid sequence MTKAYLSGPIIHDDLRKDDFYRIVVETLESVGIEVFAPQFLPRDSPKRIYARDVAAVRLSNFLVAEVSNPSLGVGMEIMLAIEHMIPVLLFRDSRASTLSYMVQGADGTVLFDYSSLDEVRAILSRMHLDALLVKRCEKCESQVAEVDEVGLHCVKCGYYFQVEE is encoded by the coding sequence ATGACAAAGGCATATCTCTCAGGGCCTATCATCCACGATGATTTACGTAAAGACGATTTTTATAGGATTGTTGTGGAAACACTGGAATCTGTTGGTATTGAGGTGTTTGCCCCGCAATTCCTACCCCGTGATTCCCCTAAGAGGATTTATGCTCGTGATGTTGCTGCTGTTCGTCTAAGTAACTTTCTGGTGGCTGAGGTCAGTAATCCCTCATTGGGGGTGGGAATGGAGATCATGCTGGCAATTGAGCATATGATCCCAGTTCTGCTCTTCCGGGACTCACGAGCTTCCACGCTCTCATATATGGTTCAAGGTGCCGATGGTACTGTACTATTTGATTACTCTTCGCTTGATGAGGTTCGCGCAATTCTCTCCAGAATGCATCTTGATGCGCTCTTGGTAAAGAGATGTGAAAAGTGTGAATCCCAAGTTGCAGAGGTTGATGAGGTAGGCCTCCACTGTGTGAAGTGCGGTTACTATTTTCAAGTTGAGGAATGA
- a CDS encoding GTP-binding protein — translation MKIVVTGPYAAGKSLLIHNITEGACINIERNGTTIAMDHGVANVDGMSVFLFGTPGLLRFRTMRKILSEGADGIIFVVDSADKESDARAKLFFREIAFFLPGVPCVVAANKQDLDEARAVDKMRADMRFLAGVPVIPCSAETGHNVDNMLRTLLYLAMMQWSSVFVKFAEYSGKRDGLKRLMDDLNMDRAQAVGYLRRFELRKLLEVQLGDEQFTVFDDVKPLMENPTLLMRRT, via the coding sequence ATGAAGATAGTTGTAACGGGACCTTATGCTGCTGGGAAGAGTCTGTTGATTCACAATATCACAGAGGGTGCATGCATTAATATTGAGAGGAACGGTACGACCATTGCAATGGATCATGGAGTTGCCAATGTTGACGGGATGAGTGTATTCCTTTTTGGTACCCCGGGTCTCTTGCGTTTTCGTACAATGCGCAAGATTTTGAGCGAGGGTGCTGATGGCATCATCTTTGTTGTTGACTCGGCAGATAAGGAATCAGATGCCCGTGCAAAGTTGTTCTTTAGAGAGATTGCATTTTTCCTCCCGGGAGTGCCATGTGTTGTTGCAGCAAATAAGCAAGATCTTGACGAGGCTCGTGCTGTTGACAAGATGCGGGCGGATATGCGATTTCTGGCAGGCGTTCCGGTCATCCCATGCTCGGCCGAGACTGGTCATAATGTGGATAATATGCTGCGCACATTGCTCTATTTGGCAATGATGCAATGGAGCTCGGTCTTTGTCAAATTTGCAGAGTATAGTGGAAAACGCGATGGTCTCAAGAGGTTAATGGACGATCTCAACATGGATCGCGCACAGGCAGTTGGCTATCTTCGACGATTCGAGCTTCGAAAGCTATTGGAAGTCCAGCTGGGTGATGAACAATTTACAGTCTTTGATGATGTCAAGCCGCTCATGGAGAATCCAACTCTTCTCATGAGGCGTACATGA
- a CDS encoding tetratricopeptide repeat protein: MSENEMVDLDPTELLEHATAAKEAGELSEAAKLFNAAGNVYMSVAEYEEALHAFETSLDLYRQLEDGAGVGDALYNIGLAQINLEKWDEAVKTCEEAVNLFKSASNNEGSADALYALALAKLGQGEFDEALDLFKKAQRAYKTLGNQQGVVSTIVDIGNAYAEREDWVNAEKMFKKALKIYQELDDAAGIADIYSLLGDIAEVGNNQKKAAEYFVEAAEQYVRAEILDVAREVVERAESKLWDIPKATRRRLRKRVDDIIDNLPEETMTDDDDEFDEDLLGITDV; this comes from the coding sequence ATGTCCGAAAATGAAATGGTTGACCTCGATCCCACAGAACTGTTGGAGCATGCAACGGCCGCCAAAGAGGCTGGCGAACTGTCTGAGGCAGCTAAGTTGTTCAATGCTGCTGGTAATGTCTATATGTCAGTGGCTGAGTACGAAGAGGCTCTACATGCCTTTGAAACATCACTTGATCTCTATCGACAGCTTGAGGACGGAGCTGGCGTGGGTGATGCATTGTATAATATCGGCCTGGCACAGATCAATCTAGAGAAGTGGGATGAGGCAGTCAAGACCTGTGAAGAGGCAGTGAATCTCTTCAAGAGTGCCTCAAACAATGAGGGTTCGGCGGATGCACTCTATGCACTTGCACTTGCTAAGCTTGGGCAAGGAGAATTTGACGAGGCTCTTGATCTCTTCAAGAAAGCACAAAGGGCGTACAAGACTCTTGGCAATCAGCAGGGTGTTGTGAGCACGATCGTTGACATTGGTAACGCCTATGCCGAACGTGAAGACTGGGTGAATGCTGAAAAGATGTTCAAGAAGGCTCTCAAGATTTATCAGGAGTTGGACGATGCCGCAGGGATCGCAGACATCTATTCTCTTCTAGGTGATATTGCTGAAGTCGGCAATAATCAAAAGAAGGCGGCCGAATACTTTGTCGAAGCCGCAGAGCAGTATGTCCGTGCTGAAATTCTTGATGTTGCCCGTGAGGTTGTAGAACGTGCCGAGAGCAAGCTCTGGGACATTCCTAAGGCGACACGTCGGCGTCTCAGAAAACGGGTTGATGATATCATTGACAACCTGCCAGAAGAGACCATGACCGATGATGATGATGAGTTTGATGAGGACTTGCTCGGGATCACCGATGTATGA
- a CDS encoding GTP-binding protein: MIHNTFLVRESTNEILATTQYWPITVDLKDLEEFVTTRADLKKSDATIQEIPLVIGDHKYHGWTVLPDYLLVFVTDAQEDESAIFERMSKAASALKKRIKKVGLEKTIDEYVSLIEPSIITRLKIALVGEGGVGKTTTLHLLLGDTPPTQYVPTIALNLETVENIRFGNYSLVLWDFAGQERFRNLWKFYFHGADVIFLVCDSSLRNILISKDILKLIRRDAPKVPVFALANKQDLPNAMKPEVVQKILGVPTYPMVAIDKERRDEMLRILMNAAAQYVGIALPDLPASELLRFSNEAASAASKMEHLGSMAAEESDEVEEDEDAILVDDEDIEIDDYETIEIVEEVLVDEDGHIIEDGEDYEIVEIVEEVIEDDSEEPGEASATVEEEQPEVVTDSTTPAVASEPSVESSPSKDAGGLEEPSTSAPDELAQGIADVLISDRTAAAEDVVDESHEATQVSDEILQILDSDDITVDESEMSDVPSPEIKEEEATDLDKILGSLDDKLNDILREVSEDEDDTADAESPDEVDSETIEHIKRIIDSDGD; this comes from the coding sequence TTGATACACAATACCTTTCTAGTCCGCGAATCAACTAATGAGATACTTGCAACAACTCAATATTGGCCAATTACTGTTGATTTGAAGGATCTAGAAGAATTTGTTACAACAAGGGCCGATCTGAAAAAGTCAGATGCGACGATTCAAGAAATCCCACTTGTCATTGGAGATCACAAGTATCATGGGTGGACCGTTCTTCCTGATTATCTTCTTGTGTTCGTTACTGATGCTCAAGAAGACGAATCTGCTATTTTTGAGCGCATGAGCAAAGCCGCATCTGCACTTAAAAAACGCATTAAGAAAGTTGGATTAGAAAAGACGATAGATGAGTATGTCTCCCTTATTGAGCCATCCATTATCACACGTCTGAAGATTGCCTTAGTAGGTGAAGGTGGTGTGGGAAAGACAACCACACTCCATCTGCTCCTTGGTGATACACCGCCAACTCAGTACGTTCCAACGATTGCACTTAACCTTGAAACCGTTGAGAACATACGCTTTGGAAATTACTCCTTGGTCCTCTGGGACTTTGCAGGACAAGAGCGTTTCCGGAACCTCTGGAAATTCTATTTTCATGGTGCTGATGTTATCTTCTTGGTCTGTGACTCTTCCTTGCGAAACATACTGATCAGTAAAGATATTCTCAAACTCATCCGGCGTGACGCTCCGAAGGTCCCCGTTTTTGCTTTGGCAAATAAGCAAGATTTGCCTAATGCAATGAAGCCCGAGGTCGTTCAAAAGATCCTCGGAGTACCCACGTATCCGATGGTGGCTATCGACAAAGAGCGTCGTGATGAGATGCTCCGGATTCTGATGAACGCTGCTGCGCAATATGTCGGAATTGCACTTCCCGACCTGCCCGCGTCGGAACTTCTACGGTTCAGTAATGAGGCCGCCAGTGCAGCATCTAAGATGGAACATCTTGGAAGCATGGCTGCTGAAGAATCAGATGAAGTTGAAGAAGATGAAGATGCTATCTTAGTTGATGACGAAGATATTGAAATTGATGATTATGAGACCATTGAGATTGTTGAAGAAGTACTTGTTGATGAAGACGGTCACATTATAGAGGACGGCGAAGATTACGAAATCGTCGAAATTGTTGAAGAGGTCATTGAGGACGACTCTGAAGAACCCGGGGAGGCATCTGCAACTGTCGAGGAAGAGCAACCTGAGGTTGTGACCGATTCTACAACCCCTGCCGTTGCCAGTGAACCTTCTGTTGAGTCCTCTCCCAGTAAAGATGCTGGCGGATTGGAAGAACCATCTACTTCGGCCCCTGACGAATTGGCCCAAGGAATTGCTGATGTGCTCATCTCTGACAGGACTGCTGCTGCTGAAGATGTTGTTGATGAATCACATGAGGCCACTCAAGTGTCTGATGAGATACTACAGATTCTAGACTCCGATGATATAACAGTTGATGAGAGTGAAATGAGTGACGTTCCGTCTCCTGAAATTAAAGAAGAGGAGGCAACCGATCTGGACAAGATTCTGGGATCTCTTGATGACAAGCTAAATGACATTCTGCGTGAGGTCTCGGAAGATGAGGATGATACAGCTGACGCCGAAAGCCCCGATGAGGTCGATAGTGAGACTATTGAACATATAAAACGGATAATTGACTCAGATGGCGATTGA